In a genomic window of Sphingomonas koreensis:
- the fliD gene encoding flagellar filament capping protein FliD, producing MAVESTTSASSIASKIGTGSGIDTAALVKELVEKQFAYRTAKLTQREELVTAQISAATTHKSNITSFATALSTLSRGGSLATQPTSSNTGILNVSRLAGADLSNLSAQIEVRQLASAQAVSAAPVADKTAAIGRGTLTLTFGTATVANGAMTGFAAGGGTPVTITIGENNSSLEGIAAAINAANAGVSASILTDAAGSRLVVKGGTGEARAFTLTASETAGHEGLAALNIGIGASGTTIGSAAADAIVAIDGVALKRESNTISDLIPGVKLDLASAQPGTMVNIGKTLPTNALMQAVQDFVETYNELYKALQKDLNPVDGALRQDLAAKTLKRQLQQLTLSPIASGAADIPTTLAQIGVKTNRDGTLSLDTPVLTKALVNHPGQVEKMFAQPAGSATTKNGLSVVLDAISSAAASTLRGLGASEINYTKAKIDVVDDKTEAVRDAEAVRTRMTRQFATMDARVAAYKSTLTFLQNQVDAWNKQG from the coding sequence GTGGCGGTTGAATCGACGACATCGGCGAGCTCGATCGCCTCGAAGATCGGCACCGGATCGGGCATCGATACGGCGGCGCTCGTCAAGGAGCTGGTCGAGAAGCAGTTCGCATATCGCACTGCCAAGCTCACGCAGCGCGAGGAGCTGGTGACTGCGCAGATCAGCGCGGCAACCACGCACAAGAGCAACATCACCAGCTTTGCGACCGCGCTCTCGACGCTGTCGCGCGGCGGCAGCCTTGCGACGCAGCCGACCAGCTCGAACACCGGAATCCTCAACGTTTCGCGATTGGCGGGAGCCGATCTCAGCAATCTGAGCGCGCAGATCGAGGTACGCCAGCTCGCTTCCGCCCAGGCCGTGTCGGCAGCGCCGGTCGCGGACAAGACTGCGGCGATTGGCCGGGGCACGCTGACGCTGACCTTCGGCACCGCCACAGTCGCCAACGGCGCGATGACCGGCTTTGCGGCCGGTGGCGGCACGCCGGTGACGATCACGATCGGCGAGAACAACTCCAGCCTTGAGGGAATCGCCGCGGCGATCAACGCCGCCAATGCCGGCGTCAGCGCCTCGATCCTCACCGACGCGGCCGGATCGCGGCTGGTGGTGAAGGGCGGCACGGGCGAAGCGCGCGCCTTCACGCTGACCGCATCCGAGACGGCGGGGCATGAAGGGCTCGCCGCGCTCAACATCGGGATCGGCGCGAGCGGCACGACCATCGGCAGCGCCGCCGCCGATGCGATCGTGGCGATCGATGGCGTGGCGCTGAAGCGCGAATCCAATACCATCTCGGATCTCATTCCTGGCGTGAAGCTCGACCTTGCCTCGGCGCAGCCCGGAACGATGGTGAACATCGGCAAGACGCTGCCGACCAATGCCCTGATGCAGGCGGTTCAGGATTTCGTCGAAACCTATAACGAGCTCTACAAGGCGCTGCAGAAGGACCTCAATCCGGTCGATGGCGCGTTGCGGCAGGATCTTGCGGCGAAGACTCTCAAGCGCCAGCTCCAGCAGCTGACGCTCAGCCCGATCGCGAGCGGCGCGGCCGACATACCCACCACGCTCGCGCAGATCGGGGTCAAGACCAACCGCGACGGCACGCTGAGCCTCGACACGCCGGTGTTGACCAAGGCGCTGGTCAACCATCCCGGGCAGGTTGAGAAGATGTTCGCGCAGCCCGCCGGCAGCGCGACCACGAAGAACGGCCTGTCGGTGGTGCTCGATGCGATCTCGAGCGCGGCTGCCAGCACCCTACGCGGTCTGGGCGCGAGCGAGATCAACTATACCAAGGCCAAGATCGACGTGGTCGACGACAAGACCGAAGCGGTGCGCGACGCCGAAGCGGTGCGCACGCGCATGACGCGCCAGTTCGCGACGATGGATGCCCGGGTTGCGGCGTACAAATCGACCCTGACCTTCCTCCAGAACCAGGTCGATGCGTGGAACAAGCAGGGCTGA
- a CDS encoding response regulator, with amino-acid sequence MSQSLLSNETRRAAATVLIVDDSRTNLNVMGARLGQAGYLVVLSDNGREALDLIAGRGFDLVLLDMMMPGMSGIEVLADLRATPRTADLPVIMITARSDSGAAVEALAAGADDYVPKPFDFDVLLARIDRTLGRASRIAELKRAVASLDARIAARAIELGEARTELAITRADRARLVSSISSLNAEVERLSGTIPNGTSAA; translated from the coding sequence ATGAGCCAGAGCCTCCTTTCGAACGAAACGCGCCGGGCTGCTGCCACGGTGCTGATCGTCGACGACAGCCGGACCAACCTCAATGTGATGGGCGCGCGGCTGGGACAGGCGGGCTATCTGGTGGTGCTCAGCGACAATGGGCGCGAGGCGCTCGACCTGATCGCCGGGCGCGGTTTCGACCTTGTCCTGCTCGACATGATGATGCCCGGCATGTCGGGGATCGAGGTGCTGGCCGATCTGCGCGCCACCCCACGTACCGCCGACCTTCCCGTCATCATGATCACCGCGCGCAGCGATAGCGGCGCTGCGGTCGAGGCGCTTGCCGCGGGCGCCGACGACTATGTTCCCAAGCCGTTCGATTTCGATGTCCTGCTTGCGCGGATCGACCGTACGCTCGGGCGGGCAAGTCGCATCGCCGAGCTCAAGCGTGCGGTCGCTTCGCTCGATGCGCGAATTGCCGCGCGGGCGATCGAACTGGGCGAGGCCCGGACCGAACTGGCCATCACCCGCGCCGATCGGGCGCGGCTGGTCAGCTCGATCAGTTCGCTCAATGCGGAGGTCGAGCGGCTGTCGGGGACGATCCCTAACGGAACCAGTGCCGCCTGA
- a CDS encoding zinc transporter ZntB — protein sequence MSGFAYVVTRSGVRALDAHDAIGLRRGFVWIHLTSRDEEVQAWLRDVAKLDRFTVEALTALETRPRCDQINGGAVLNLRGLTHAAMRSSDPLASIRLYAEGDRVISVTRLPLDAVDVARAASEAGDVRDAGDLIATLAEAITEQLDPQVADLGDSLDSCEEQLDARQAFELRRNVNIVRRQAIGYRRFLYPQRVALEKLSALPVRWLSDDDRLHIGGAADRAARMAEELESIRERAALIHETLTDLRAEVIDQRSLVIAVAAMVFLPLTFITGLFGMNVQGIPYDDHPGSFWVITAFSVAVAAAVTFYFVRRHWFR from the coding sequence TTGAGCGGCTTTGCCTATGTCGTCACCCGTAGCGGCGTGCGCGCGCTCGACGCCCATGACGCGATCGGGTTGCGGCGCGGTTTCGTGTGGATCCACCTCACCTCGCGCGACGAAGAGGTGCAGGCATGGCTGCGCGACGTGGCCAAGCTCGACCGATTCACCGTGGAGGCCCTGACCGCGCTCGAGACCCGGCCGCGCTGCGATCAGATCAATGGCGGGGCGGTACTCAACCTGCGCGGACTGACACATGCGGCAATGCGCAGCTCCGACCCGCTCGCCTCGATCCGCCTCTATGCCGAGGGGGATCGCGTCATCTCGGTCACCCGCCTGCCGCTCGATGCCGTCGATGTCGCGCGCGCGGCATCCGAGGCGGGCGACGTGCGCGACGCGGGCGACCTGATCGCGACGCTGGCCGAAGCGATCACCGAACAGCTCGATCCGCAGGTCGCCGATCTCGGCGACTCGCTCGACAGCTGCGAGGAGCAGCTCGATGCTCGTCAGGCGTTCGAACTCAGGCGCAACGTCAATATCGTCCGTCGTCAGGCGATCGGCTATCGACGCTTCCTCTATCCCCAGCGTGTGGCGCTGGAGAAGCTTTCGGCGCTGCCCGTCCGCTGGCTGAGCGACGACGATCGATTGCATATCGGCGGCGCCGCTGATCGCGCCGCACGCATGGCGGAGGAACTGGAAAGTATTCGCGAACGCGCGGCGCTGATCCATGAGACGCTGACGGATCTTCGCGCCGAAGTCATCGACCAGCGATCGCTGGTGATCGCGGTCGCGGCGATGGTGTTCCTGCCGCTCACCTTCATCACCGGCCTGTTCGGGATGAACGTGCAGGGCATTCCCTATGACGACCATCCCGGGTCGTTCTGGGTGATCACCGCCTTCAGCGTGGCGGTTGCGGCAGCGGTGACCTTCTACTTCGTCAGGCGGCACTGGTTCCGTTAG
- the fliS gene encoding flagellar export chaperone FliS — translation MRLSANAAQTYRSIDAVGRTAAADPHALVEIMYKECIAALRAAAFALEKGQLPVKSERIARATAILFALESGLDFERGGEVSQTLATLYHGLRAQILNASIGGDPTPFRAVADDLEDIASAWSQARAA, via the coding sequence ATGCGCCTCAGCGCAAACGCCGCGCAGACCTATCGCTCGATCGACGCGGTCGGCCGGACCGCGGCCGCCGATCCGCACGCGCTGGTCGAGATCATGTACAAGGAATGCATCGCCGCGCTCCGTGCCGCGGCCTTCGCGCTCGAAAAGGGGCAGCTGCCGGTCAAGAGCGAGCGGATCGCGCGCGCCACTGCGATCCTGTTCGCGCTCGAATCAGGTCTCGATTTCGAGCGCGGCGGCGAGGTCTCGCAGACGCTCGCGACGCTCTATCACGGGCTGCGCGCGCAGATCCTGAACGCCAGCATCGGCGGCGATCCGACGCCCTTCCGTGCGGTTGCCGACGATCTGGAGGACATTGCGAGCGCCTGGAGCCAGGCGCGCGCCGCCTAG
- a CDS encoding NADPH-dependent FMN reductase: MSKPHIVALGGTSRPESATGRALAHCLTLAEARGARVTLLTGEAINFPHYELGCTTDDPRIVHFVSVLREADGLIVGSPGYHGSLSGMVKNALDYAELLRGDERAYFDGMPVGLVATAGGWQAAVSTLAALRTVIHALRGWPTPLGVAINTGPGAGGADAVGDASPQLGTMVDQVLGFLRR; encoded by the coding sequence ATGAGCAAGCCGCACATCGTCGCCCTCGGCGGCACCTCGCGTCCCGAATCGGCGACCGGCCGCGCGCTCGCGCATTGCCTGACACTGGCCGAGGCAAGGGGCGCGCGCGTTACGCTGCTGACCGGCGAGGCGATCAACTTCCCGCATTACGAGCTCGGCTGCACCACCGACGATCCGCGAATCGTGCACTTCGTCTCGGTGCTGCGCGAGGCGGACGGGCTGATCGTCGGTTCGCCGGGCTATCACGGCTCGCTCTCGGGCATGGTCAAGAATGCGCTCGATTATGCCGAGCTGCTGCGCGGCGACGAACGCGCCTATTTCGACGGCATGCCGGTCGGGCTGGTCGCGACCGCGGGCGGATGGCAGGCGGCGGTCTCGACGCTCGCCGCGTTGCGCACCGTCATCCATGCATTGCGCGGCTGGCCGACCCCGCTCGGCGTCGCGATCAATACCGGCCCGGGCGCAGGCGGCGCGGACGCCGTGGGGGATGCTTCGCCCCAGCTCGGTACGATGGTCGATCAGGTCCTGGGCTTCCTGCGCCGCTGA
- a CDS encoding CaiB/BaiF CoA transferase family protein, with product MQAPLAGMRVIEIDAIGAVPFASMLLADLGCEVVRVAQPGSGTSAIVPAMYRGRQDVTLDFREPAAIAEVLALAGHADALVEGMPPGSMEALGLGPDRCRARNPRLVYGRASVWGQTGPLAGRPGADINVLALTGALHAIGAPDAPAVPLNLLGDHAGCGLFLALGMVSAMLGAHIDGEGRVVDAAAIDGVATLMALTQSLFASGRWIDRREANLIDGGAPFYRSYACADGQHVAVGAIEPVQFDSLCTGLGFPAGSFAQLDRTGWPAMAARFAERFAARTRDEWVRTFAQGEACVTPVLSLAEAARHPHALARRPVAAGPEGAATAPQFAPRAGVAPPARPVSVDEVLARWSR from the coding sequence ATGCAGGCACCATTGGCGGGGATGCGGGTGATCGAGATCGATGCGATCGGCGCGGTGCCGTTCGCGTCGATGCTGCTCGCCGATCTGGGGTGCGAAGTCGTGCGCGTCGCCCAGCCGGGCAGCGGCACCAGCGCGATCGTCCCCGCCATGTATCGCGGACGGCAGGACGTGACGCTCGACTTTCGCGAACCCGCCGCGATCGCCGAGGTGCTCGCGCTGGCCGGGCACGCCGATGCCCTGGTCGAGGGGATGCCACCGGGATCGATGGAGGCGCTGGGGCTGGGGCCCGACCGGTGCCGGGCACGCAATCCGCGGCTCGTCTATGGCCGGGCGAGCGTCTGGGGACAGACCGGGCCGCTCGCGGGACGCCCCGGTGCCGACATCAACGTGCTCGCACTCACGGGCGCGCTCCATGCGATCGGTGCGCCGGATGCGCCCGCGGTGCCTCTCAACCTGCTCGGCGACCATGCCGGCTGCGGGCTGTTCCTTGCGCTGGGCATGGTCTCGGCCATGCTTGGCGCACACATCGATGGCGAAGGACGCGTGGTCGATGCCGCGGCGATCGACGGGGTCGCGACGCTGATGGCACTGACCCAGAGCCTGTTCGCCAGCGGCCGCTGGATCGACCGGCGCGAAGCCAATCTGATCGATGGCGGCGCCCCCTTCTACCGCAGCTATGCCTGCGCCGACGGCCAGCATGTCGCGGTCGGCGCGATCGAACCGGTGCAGTTCGACTCCCTGTGCACCGGCCTCGGTTTCCCGGCAGGCAGCTTCGCGCAGCTCGACCGCACCGGCTGGCCGGCCATGGCAGCACGTTTTGCCGAGCGCTTCGCGGCGCGGACGCGCGACGAATGGGTGCGGACCTTCGCGCAGGGGGAGGCCTGCGTCACGCCGGTGCTGTCGCTGGCCGAAGCCGCGCGGCACCCGCATGCGCTGGCGCGCCGCCCCGTCGCGGCCGGGCCGGAGGGCGCAGCGACCGCGCCGCAGTTCGCGCCGCGCGCCGGGGTGGCACCGCCCGCGCGTCCGGTATCGGTCGATGAGGTGCTGGCGCGCTGGTCGCGCTAG